The following coding sequences are from one Sphingomonadaceae bacterium OTU29LAMAA1 window:
- the poxB gene encoding ubiquinone-dependent pyruvate dehydrogenase encodes MSKSIIADLFAETLHLAGVERIYGVVGDSLNGLTDSLRRQGKIEWVHMRNEEAAAFAAGAEAQLTGRLAVCAGSCGPGNMHLINGLYDCNRTRVPVLAIAAQVPSGEIGSNYFQETRPEALFRECSVYCETIADADQMPRTLETAIRAAVGRRGVSVVAMPGDVALRSTTGTLARSAGALLPPPSTTVPADADVAALAALLNGAKVTILAGRGCRTAHAELVKVAELLQAPVVHALGGKEFVEYDNPYDVGMTGLIGFSSGYDAMMACDVLLMLGTDFPYRQFYPTGAKVAQIDLIPENLGRRTAIDIGLVGDVGATLKALIPRLTANGDGAFLRSARENYAEARKGLDELADGTPGSGVIHPQHVAHVVSTLADDDAVFACDVGTPTIWAARYLKMNGRRRLIGSFNHGSMANALPQAIGVQSAFPQRQVVTLSGDGGLAMLMGELLTLRQLGLPVKIVVFNNGTLGFVEMEMKAAGLIETGVTLDNPDFAAMARAIGLHGVRITDPGEVEAGVREVLAHPGPALLDAVTARTELSMPPKITLEQMKGFTLYMAKAIISGRGDSVVELGKTNAGLLKRLF; translated from the coding sequence ATGTCGAAGAGCATTATCGCCGACCTGTTTGCCGAGACGCTCCACCTTGCCGGTGTCGAACGGATCTATGGCGTGGTGGGCGACAGCCTGAACGGCCTGACGGACAGCTTGCGACGGCAGGGCAAGATCGAATGGGTCCACATGCGCAACGAGGAGGCGGCTGCCTTTGCGGCGGGGGCAGAGGCGCAACTGACCGGGCGGCTCGCGGTGTGCGCCGGGTCGTGCGGGCCCGGCAACATGCACCTCATCAACGGGCTGTACGATTGCAACCGGACGCGCGTGCCGGTGCTTGCGATCGCCGCGCAGGTGCCGAGCGGCGAGATCGGATCGAACTATTTTCAGGAAACGCGGCCCGAGGCGCTGTTTCGCGAATGCAGCGTCTATTGCGAGACGATCGCCGACGCCGACCAGATGCCGCGCACACTGGAAACCGCGATCCGCGCGGCGGTCGGGCGGCGCGGCGTCTCCGTCGTCGCAATGCCCGGCGATGTCGCGTTACGTTCGACCACGGGCACGCTGGCCCGATCCGCCGGCGCGTTGCTGCCGCCGCCATCGACGACGGTTCCTGCGGACGCGGACGTGGCAGCGCTGGCGGCGCTGCTGAACGGCGCGAAGGTCACGATCCTGGCGGGGCGCGGATGCCGGACGGCGCATGCCGAACTGGTGAAGGTCGCGGAGCTGCTTCAGGCGCCGGTCGTCCATGCGCTGGGCGGCAAGGAATTCGTCGAATACGACAATCCCTATGATGTGGGCATGACGGGGCTGATCGGGTTCTCGAGCGGCTACGATGCGATGATGGCGTGCGACGTGCTACTCATGCTCGGCACCGATTTTCCCTATCGGCAATTCTATCCGACGGGGGCGAAAGTCGCACAAATCGATCTGATACCGGAGAATCTCGGGCGGCGGACGGCGATCGATATCGGGTTGGTCGGCGATGTCGGGGCGACGCTGAAGGCGCTGATCCCGCGACTCACGGCGAACGGCGACGGTGCGTTTTTGCGATCCGCGCGCGAGAATTACGCCGAGGCCCGCAAAGGACTCGACGAACTGGCGGACGGCACGCCGGGGAGCGGCGTGATCCACCCGCAGCATGTCGCGCACGTCGTCAGTACGCTGGCGGACGACGACGCGGTCTTCGCCTGTGATGTCGGCACGCCGACGATCTGGGCGGCGCGCTATCTCAAGATGAACGGACGGCGGCGGCTGATCGGATCGTTCAACCATGGGTCGATGGCCAATGCGCTGCCGCAGGCGATCGGCGTGCAATCGGCCTTTCCCCAGCGGCAGGTCGTCACCTTGTCCGGCGACGGTGGGCTGGCGATGCTGATGGGCGAGCTGTTGACGCTGCGACAACTCGGGTTGCCGGTGAAGATCGTCGTCTTCAACAATGGCACGCTGGGCTTCGTCGAAATGGAGATGAAGGCCGCGGGCCTGATCGAGACGGGAGTCACGTTGGACAATCCCGATTTCGCAGCGATGGCGCGTGCGATCGGGCTGCACGGCGTGCGGATCACCGATCCGGGCGAGGTCGAGGCGGGCGTGCGCGAAGTGCTCGCGCATCCAGGGCCGGCACTGCTCGATGCGGTGACCGCGCGAACCGAATTGTCCATGCCGCCCAAGATCACGCTCGAGCAAATGAAGGGCTTCACGCTTTATATGGCGAAAGCGATCATCTCCGGTCGCGGCGATTCGGTGGTCGAACTCGGCAAGACCAACGCCGGTCTTCTCAAGCGTCTGTTCTAG
- a CDS encoding accessory factor UbiK family protein, which yields MQSDNRMFDDIVKLVNGAAGTLAGVGREAEAGARSRAREWIGGLDFVSRDEFEVVKAMAVAARDENDALRARLDALEARSATSAPAPTPVGDPVPTA from the coding sequence ATGCAGTCCGACAATCGCATGTTCGACGATATCGTGAAGCTCGTGAACGGCGCCGCCGGCACGCTTGCCGGGGTCGGCCGCGAAGCCGAGGCCGGCGCCCGGTCGCGTGCACGCGAATGGATCGGTGGCCTCGACTTCGTCAGCCGCGACGAGTTCGAAGTGGTGAAGGCGATGGCGGTCGCCGCCCGCGACGAGAATGATGCCCTCAGGGCGCGCCTCGACGCACTCGAAGCCCGGTCGGCTACGTCGGCCCCCGCGCCGACTCCCGTCGGCGACCCGGTTCCTACCGCCTGA
- a CDS encoding NAD(P)-binding domain-containing protein: protein MRLLMIGAGNMGGAMLRRWLEAGLAPADVTVVSPSGRTMPEGVRVVSSVPDAGEATYDAILLGLKPQQLSALRGGPLAGHAPRLLVSILAGVEVATLASLCDAAVVVRAMPNLPVAIGKGVVALHASATDDATRDELDRWMAPLGLVEWIADEAQFDDVTALAGCGPGFVFRFADALAQAGAALGLRSDQAARLALATLEGAAIMASDAAVTPSVLADRVASPGGSTRQGLDVLDADDALVRLLTETLAASAARNREMAAAARIV from the coding sequence ATGCGATTGCTGATGATCGGCGCCGGCAATATGGGCGGCGCGATGCTGCGTCGCTGGCTGGAAGCCGGACTTGCACCGGCCGATGTGACGGTGGTCAGTCCCAGCGGACGCACGATGCCTGAGGGCGTTCGTGTCGTTTCGTCGGTGCCGGACGCGGGTGAGGCGACATACGACGCCATCCTCCTGGGATTGAAGCCGCAGCAGCTGTCCGCTTTGCGGGGTGGTCCGCTGGCCGGCCACGCGCCGCGTTTGCTCGTATCGATTCTCGCCGGAGTGGAGGTGGCGACGCTTGCCTCGCTGTGCGACGCTGCCGTGGTCGTGCGGGCGATGCCCAACCTGCCGGTCGCGATCGGCAAGGGAGTGGTGGCGCTGCATGCCTCGGCGACCGACGATGCGACGCGCGACGAACTGGACCGCTGGATGGCCCCCCTTGGTCTGGTCGAATGGATCGCCGACGAGGCGCAGTTCGACGATGTGACCGCATTGGCCGGATGTGGCCCCGGCTTCGTGTTCCGGTTCGCGGATGCGCTGGCGCAGGCTGGGGCGGCGCTGGGGTTGCGATCAGATCAGGCGGCGCGGCTTGCACTGGCGACGCTGGAAGGGGCGGCGATCATGGCGTCGGATGCGGCAGTCACTCCGTCTGTGCTCGCCGATCGCGTCGCAAGTCCGGGCGGATCGACGCGGCAGGGCCTTGACGTGCTCGACGCCGACGATGCGCTCGTTCGCCTGTTGACCGAAACGCTTGCGGCCTCGGCTGCCCGCAACCGGGAAATGGCTGCTGCCGCCCGGATCGTCTGA
- a CDS encoding response regulator, with protein MTNEAVAGVTGRRVLVVEDEYLIASDLAEWLEEQGAEVLGPVPGVAEALALIDAGPLPDVAVLDVTLGTEPVFPVADALQAARVPFVFVTGYDAALIPARYENACRCIKPLDRARVLRALAAVGHDLPTPDQNDTAM; from the coding sequence ATGACGAATGAAGCGGTTGCGGGCGTCACGGGACGCCGGGTCCTCGTGGTGGAAGATGAGTATCTGATTGCCTCCGACCTCGCCGAATGGCTGGAGGAACAGGGTGCGGAGGTACTGGGACCGGTGCCGGGTGTCGCTGAAGCCCTTGCGCTGATCGACGCCGGTCCGCTGCCCGATGTCGCAGTGCTTGATGTCACTTTGGGCACCGAACCGGTCTTCCCGGTCGCAGACGCGTTGCAGGCAGCCAGGGTGCCGTTCGTGTTCGTCACCGGCTACGATGCCGCGCTGATCCCGGCCCGCTACGAGAATGCTTGCCGATGCATCAAGCCGCTCGACCGCGCCCGCGTGTTGCGAGCGCTTGCGGCGGTAGGTCACGACCTGCCGACGCCAGACCAGAATGACACAGCGATGTGA
- a CDS encoding response regulator — protein MCHVLIIEDEPLIALLIETLVEDAGATSWDIAATQEAAVAAAMARPPDLITSDVQLLEGTGPEAVASIHAALGIGPVIYVTATPDACKPLSASSIILRKPMQTAAFTEAFREMC, from the coding sequence ATGTGCCACGTCCTGATCATAGAAGACGAGCCGCTCATCGCGTTGCTGATCGAGACATTGGTGGAGGATGCCGGGGCTACATCATGGGACATCGCCGCCACCCAGGAGGCGGCCGTAGCGGCAGCGATGGCCCGTCCGCCCGACCTGATAACCTCGGACGTTCAATTGCTCGAGGGAACAGGGCCTGAGGCCGTCGCGTCGATCCATGCCGCTTTGGGGATCGGGCCAGTGATCTACGTCACCGCAACCCCGGATGCCTGCAAACCACTTTCGGCATCCAGCATCATCCTGAGGAAGCCGATGCAGACGGCGGCATTTACCGAGGCCTTTCGCGAGATGTGCTGA
- a CDS encoding tryptophan-rich sensory protein yields the protein MSGIASKSQLRMSFLRWAVVTVPLILLLGFASGRAVPSGSENGWYMALQKPAVTPPGIVFPIAWTTLYILLGLAVAVILHARGARGRGPALGLFAIQFALNLAWTPLFFGMHQVGSALLVIVAMLVLSIVTTVLFGRIRPLAAWLMVPYLVWISFAGVLTWRIGQLNPDAETLVPAAHTSQML from the coding sequence GTGAGCGGCATCGCGTCGAAAAGCCAGTTGCGCATGTCGTTCCTGCGGTGGGCGGTGGTGACCGTGCCGTTGATCCTGTTGCTGGGCTTCGCGTCTGGGCGTGCGGTGCCTTCGGGTAGCGAGAACGGCTGGTACATGGCGCTGCAGAAGCCCGCTGTGACGCCGCCGGGTATCGTGTTCCCGATCGCGTGGACGACGCTTTACATCCTGCTGGGCCTTGCCGTCGCCGTCATCCTGCATGCGCGCGGGGCGAGGGGGCGGGGGCCGGCACTGGGTCTGTTTGCGATCCAGTTCGCCCTCAATCTTGCCTGGACGCCACTGTTCTTCGGGATGCATCAGGTCGGAAGCGCTTTGCTCGTCATCGTCGCGATGCTGGTGCTGTCGATCGTCACGACGGTCCTGTTCGGCCGGATCCGTCCGCTCGCGGCGTGGCTCATGGTCCCGTATCTGGTGTGGATCAGTTTTGCCGGCGTGCTGACATGGCGGATCGGGCAACTGAACCCCGATGCGGAAACCCTTGTGCCCGCGGCGCACACGTCCCAGATGCTCTGA
- a CDS encoding PAS domain-containing protein, giving the protein MKIARDRTEQYEAERREREQDERFRLLATSVPQLVFTTFPDGERTWPSPQWIEFTGVGFEDSLGQGWLEAIHPDDRPHTRAAWDAATAAGEYYVEHRVWHAGGEEYRWHQTRAQPLNSPSSPAEWIGTMTDIHDLRTLKDRQEVLLAELQHRTRNLLGVVQALARQTIKKSDGSLTAFRDAFEERLGALSRVQSVLAELNYRDVSLRALIDAELVAHGDGATHTDKISIDGPDVTLPPTAAQALALGIHELATNAVKYGALAQADGKLAVTCSVSAQGRDDVAVIDWRESGVAMPEHAPDSRRGYGTELITRALPYQLKARTELSFGSDGVHCTIAVPIKGRPE; this is encoded by the coding sequence GTGAAGATCGCCCGCGATCGTACGGAGCAGTACGAGGCCGAGCGACGTGAGCGCGAGCAGGACGAACGTTTCAGGCTGCTGGCGACCAGCGTCCCCCAGCTGGTGTTCACGACCTTCCCCGATGGTGAACGAACCTGGCCCAGTCCGCAGTGGATCGAATTCACCGGTGTGGGTTTCGAAGACAGTCTGGGACAAGGCTGGCTCGAAGCGATCCATCCCGATGATCGGCCCCACACCCGCGCCGCATGGGATGCAGCGACCGCGGCAGGCGAATATTACGTCGAACATCGTGTCTGGCACGCCGGTGGCGAAGAGTATCGCTGGCACCAGACCCGCGCTCAGCCCCTGAACAGCCCGTCCAGTCCTGCGGAGTGGATCGGTACGATGACCGATATCCACGACCTGCGCACGTTGAAGGATCGGCAGGAGGTGCTGCTTGCTGAACTGCAGCATCGCACCCGCAATCTGCTCGGCGTCGTACAGGCACTGGCTCGACAGACGATCAAGAAGAGTGATGGTTCGCTGACGGCGTTCAGGGACGCCTTCGAGGAGCGTCTCGGTGCATTGAGCCGGGTTCAAAGTGTGTTGGCGGAGCTGAATTACCGCGACGTCTCCCTGCGTGCACTCATCGATGCCGAGTTGGTCGCGCACGGCGATGGCGCGACCCATACCGACAAGATCAGCATCGACGGACCTGACGTGACGCTGCCGCCGACAGCCGCGCAGGCTCTCGCGCTCGGCATCCATGAGCTTGCCACCAATGCCGTCAAATATGGCGCGCTGGCACAAGCCGATGGCAAGCTTGCGGTGACCTGCTCCGTCTCGGCGCAGGGTCGTGATGACGTTGCCGTCATCGACTGGCGGGAGAGCGGCGTGGCGATGCCCGAACATGCGCCGGACAGCCGCAGAGGCTATGGAACGGAGCTGATCACCCGTGCCCTGCCCTACCAGCTCAAGGCCAGGACCGAGCTGAGCTTCGGCTCGGATGGAGTGCATTGCACGATTGCAGTACCGATCAAAGGCAGGCCGGAATGA
- a CDS encoding TlyA family RNA methyltransferase: MAKIRADQMLVDRGLAESRTRAQALIMAGLVFAGTKKVDKPGQALADDVVLDVRGRDHPWVSRGGIKLAHGLDHFGWDVTGAVAIDVGSSTGGFTDVLLTRGATRVYAVDSGTNQLAWKLRQDPRVIVHEQTSARILTAAHITQPVDVIVCDASFIGLSKVLERPITFAGPGARLMALIKPQFEAGREEVGKGGVVRDSAIRQRVCDATVAWLVEAGWIVAGVVESPITGPEGNVEYLVAASRTGPHTER, from the coding sequence ATGGCCAAGATCCGTGCTGACCAGATGCTCGTCGACCGTGGCCTCGCCGAATCGAGGACGCGGGCGCAGGCACTGATCATGGCAGGGCTGGTCTTCGCCGGCACGAAAAAGGTCGACAAGCCCGGGCAGGCGCTGGCCGATGATGTCGTGCTCGACGTGCGGGGTCGCGATCACCCCTGGGTGTCGCGTGGCGGCATCAAGCTGGCGCATGGCCTCGACCATTTCGGCTGGGATGTGACCGGCGCGGTGGCGATCGACGTGGGATCGTCGACCGGCGGCTTCACCGACGTATTGCTGACGCGCGGCGCGACGCGGGTCTATGCGGTCGACAGCGGCACTAACCAGCTTGCGTGGAAGCTGCGGCAGGACCCGCGCGTCATCGTCCACGAACAGACCAGCGCGCGCATATTGACCGCGGCGCACATCACGCAACCGGTCGATGTGATCGTCTGCGATGCCAGCTTCATCGGACTGTCCAAGGTGCTGGAGCGGCCGATCACCTTTGCCGGCCCCGGCGCTCGGCTGATGGCGCTCATCAAGCCGCAATTCGAGGCGGGGCGCGAAGAGGTCGGGAAAGGGGGCGTCGTCCGCGATTCCGCTATCCGCCAACGGGTCTGCGATGCGACGGTAGCGTGGCTGGTTGAAGCCGGCTGGATCGTCGCCGGCGTTGTCGAGAGCCCGATCACTGGGCCGGAAGGCAATGTGGAATATCTTGTCGCGGCGTCCCGAACCGGACCGCATACGGAACGATAA
- a CDS encoding branched-chain amino acid aminotransferase has protein sequence MNPALTPGETTGPAAFRFDPSATPVDANERAARLVDPGFGRVFTDHMAVVRYNEQQGWHDAVITARAPITVDPSTAVLHYAQEIFEGLKAYRLDDGAMALFRPDANARRFNNSARRLAMPELPEALFLESCRQLVRTERDWFPDVDGGALYLRPFMFASEAFLGVKPSSEYLYMVIASSVGAYWKGGARAVSIWVSQDYTRAAPGGTGEAKCGGNYAASLLAQSEAIRQGCDQVVFLDAVERRWVEELGGMNVFFVFEDGSMVTPPLTGTILPGITRDSIIRIARDQGIEVREELYGIDQWRADAASGHLTEAFACGTAAVVTPIGEVASPTGRFTIGSGGTGQLTQRMLDALSAIQRGRAADAHGWVQRLG, from the coding sequence ATGAACCCCGCTTTGACGCCCGGCGAAACCACCGGCCCGGCCGCTTTTCGCTTCGACCCCAGCGCGACCCCGGTCGACGCCAACGAGCGGGCCGCACGGCTCGTCGATCCGGGTTTCGGACGTGTCTTCACGGATCATATGGCCGTCGTTCGCTATAACGAGCAGCAGGGTTGGCACGATGCGGTGATCACCGCCCGGGCGCCGATCACGGTCGACCCATCGACCGCCGTTCTGCATTACGCGCAGGAGATATTCGAAGGGCTGAAGGCCTATCGTCTCGACGACGGCGCGATGGCGCTGTTCCGTCCCGACGCCAACGCGCGCCGCTTCAACAACAGCGCACGCCGACTGGCGATGCCGGAACTGCCAGAGGCACTGTTCCTCGAATCGTGCCGCCAGCTCGTCCGCACCGAACGCGACTGGTTCCCCGATGTCGACGGCGGTGCGCTGTACCTGCGCCCCTTCATGTTCGCGAGCGAGGCGTTCCTTGGGGTCAAGCCCTCGTCAGAATACCTCTACATGGTAATCGCATCATCCGTCGGCGCCTATTGGAAGGGCGGTGCGCGCGCGGTGTCCATCTGGGTCAGCCAGGATTACACCCGCGCCGCACCCGGCGGCACCGGCGAGGCGAAATGCGGCGGCAATTATGCCGCGAGCCTGCTCGCCCAGTCCGAGGCGATCCGACAGGGTTGCGACCAGGTCGTCTTCCTCGACGCGGTCGAGCGTCGTTGGGTCGAGGAACTCGGCGGCATGAACGTCTTCTTCGTCTTCGAGGACGGATCGATGGTCACCCCGCCGCTCACCGGCACGATCCTGCCCGGCATCACTCGCGATTCGATCATCCGCATCGCGCGCGATCAGGGGATCGAGGTCCGCGAGGAACTCTACGGCATCGACCAGTGGCGCGCCGACGCCGCCAGCGGCCACCTGACCGAGGCCTTCGCCTGCGGTACCGCCGCCGTAGTGACGCCCATCGGCGAAGTGGCCAGCCCGACAGGCCGCTTCACCATCGGCAGCGGCGGCACCGGCCAGCTCACCCAACGCATGCTCGATGCGCTGTCGGCGATCCAGCGCGGGCGGGCCGCCGATGCGCACGGTTGGGTCCAGCGTCTAGGCTGA
- a CDS encoding MarR family transcriptional regulator has product MAATAPTASAQFLREPELRRGMELLYFGHSHLTRSVDQGLAAQGLGRAHHRALYFIARKPDLTVSELLALLAITKQSLGRVLNELTDRKLVDTRPGERDRRQRLLRLTEDGMAMENDLFESVRVKMSQAYQAAGQDAVSGYWAVLEGMIPEVDRAQVEGLRS; this is encoded by the coding sequence ATGGCTGCCACAGCTCCCACCGCTTCCGCCCAGTTCCTCCGCGAGCCCGAACTCCGTCGCGGCATGGAGCTTTTGTATTTTGGCCATAGCCATCTCACCCGCTCCGTCGATCAGGGGCTCGCGGCACAGGGATTGGGCCGCGCACACCATCGTGCACTGTATTTCATCGCCCGCAAACCCGACCTGACGGTCAGCGAGTTGCTGGCGTTGCTGGCGATCACCAAACAGTCGCTTGGGCGCGTACTCAACGAACTGACCGACCGCAAGCTGGTGGACACCCGTCCCGGTGAGCGCGACCGCCGCCAGCGTCTGCTCCGGCTGACCGAAGATGGCATGGCGATGGAAAACGATCTGTTCGAATCGGTCCGGGTCAAGATGTCGCAGGCGTACCAAGCCGCCGGCCAGGATGCGGTATCAGGCTATTGGGCGGTGCTGGAGGGCATGATCCCCGAGGTCGACCGCGCGCAGGTCGAGGGGCTGCGGTCGTAG
- a CDS encoding YbjN domain-containing protein, whose protein sequence is MLDHAEHDQEPAAPIDMLEAYYAAHGWEFERHDDEIVATVKGSWTTYELRALWREDDSVLQFLAFPDIKVTDDRRGGVYEAIGLVNEQLWIGHFELWSSSGVLLYRHAAMIDGEDEGTMSLGATELLVESAIEECERFYPVFQFVLWGGKSPREALAAALIETQGEA, encoded by the coding sequence ATGCTCGACCACGCTGAACACGATCAGGAACCCGCCGCCCCCATCGACATGCTCGAGGCTTATTACGCCGCGCATGGCTGGGAATTCGAACGCCATGACGATGAGATCGTCGCGACGGTCAAGGGCAGCTGGACGACCTACGAATTGCGCGCATTGTGGCGCGAGGACGACAGCGTCCTCCAGTTCCTGGCGTTTCCGGATATCAAGGTCACCGACGATCGTCGCGGCGGCGTTTACGAAGCGATCGGGCTGGTTAACGAGCAACTGTGGATTGGCCATTTCGAACTCTGGTCGTCGTCAGGCGTGCTGCTGTACCGCCACGCGGCGATGATCGATGGCGAGGATGAGGGCACGATGTCGCTCGGCGCGACCGAATTGCTCGTCGAATCGGCGATCGAGGAATGCGAACGCTTCTACCCCGTATTCCAGTTCGTGCTCTGGGGCGGCAAGTCGCCACGCGAAGCACTTGCCGCGGCGCTGATCGAGACGCAGGGCGAGGCTTGA
- a CDS encoding glutathione S-transferase — protein MADHVLYSFRRCPYAMRARLALAVSGVRYQHREVRLSDKPDEMLAISPKGTVPVLQTADGRTIDESLSIMRWALDMRDPEDWLARDDPALVASNDGMFKHHLDRYKYPDRHGAEPAVHRDLGLSFLEELEGRIATAGQISGSRAGLADAAIMPFVRQFAAVDREWFDARPLPHLKAWLVDHLASDLFQQIMHRFSPWSPGERFVVPAEHDASRSADRS, from the coding sequence ATGGCCGACCACGTCCTCTACAGCTTCCGCCGTTGCCCCTATGCGATGCGCGCCCGATTGGCACTGGCTGTGAGCGGGGTGCGTTACCAGCATCGCGAGGTCCGTCTCTCCGACAAGCCTGACGAGATGCTCGCGATCTCGCCAAAGGGCACCGTGCCGGTACTTCAGACGGCCGATGGGAGAACGATCGACGAAAGCCTCTCGATCATGCGTTGGGCGCTCGACATGCGGGACCCGGAAGACTGGCTTGCGCGCGACGACCCGGCGCTGGTCGCGAGCAACGATGGCATGTTCAAGCACCACCTCGACCGATACAAATATCCCGATCGTCATGGCGCCGAGCCGGCCGTGCATCGCGACCTCGGCCTCTCGTTTCTGGAAGAACTCGAGGGCCGGATAGCTACTGCCGGGCAGATCAGCGGTAGCAGGGCGGGCCTGGCCGATGCCGCAATAATGCCGTTCGTGAGGCAGTTCGCCGCCGTCGATCGCGAATGGTTCGACGCGCGGCCGCTTCCACATCTGAAGGCGTGGCTTGTCGATCATCTCGCCTCGGACCTGTTTCAGCAGATCATGCACAGGTTTTCCCCCTGGTCTCCCGGCGAGAGGTTCGTCGTCCCTGCGGAGCATGATGCCAGCCGATCTGCGGACCGATCCTGA
- a CDS encoding alpha/beta hydrolase has product MTGFSSFDAAQPTILTVPGLGGSGPSHWQTLWEDARPDTVRVELGMWNTPHRNAWVTKLDQSIARAEAPVILAAHSLGCLAVAWWAELSPQPYGWPVAGALLVAPADVDRPGAPDELRAFAPTPKTPLPFPSIVVASSDDPWIGIDRAHSLAAQWGSHFVDAGPQGHLNAASGIGWWHEGQELLGRVISAGTDGHGHPRPPGDARSILAINATEAAQTHYMGR; this is encoded by the coding sequence ATGACCGGATTTTCCAGTTTCGACGCCGCGCAACCGACCATCCTGACCGTGCCGGGCCTCGGCGGGTCCGGCCCGTCGCATTGGCAGACGCTGTGGGAAGATGCGCGGCCCGATACCGTACGCGTCGAACTCGGCATGTGGAATACCCCGCACCGCAACGCATGGGTGACCAAGCTCGATCAATCGATCGCCCGCGCCGAGGCGCCGGTGATCCTCGCCGCGCACAGCCTTGGCTGCCTCGCGGTGGCGTGGTGGGCGGAACTCAGCCCGCAACCCTATGGCTGGCCGGTCGCCGGCGCGCTGCTGGTCGCGCCGGCGGACGTCGATCGGCCCGGCGCGCCGGACGAATTGCGCGCGTTCGCGCCAACGCCGAAGACACCGCTGCCCTTCCCATCGATCGTCGTGGCATCCAGCGACGACCCCTGGATCGGCATCGACCGCGCGCACAGCCTCGCCGCGCAGTGGGGCAGCCATTTCGTCGATGCCGGACCGCAGGGGCATCTGAACGCGGCGAGCGGGATCGGATGGTGGCACGAGGGGCAGGAACTGCTCGGCCGCGTCATCAGCGCCGGCACCGACGGCCACGGCCATCCGCGCCCACCCGGCGACGCCCGATCGATCCTGGCGATCAACGCGACCGAAGCCGCACAGACGCATTACATGGGGCGGTGA
- a CDS encoding MBL fold metallo-hydrolase, protein MLVDTGYGLRDVAHPHRRPDPRITLPWRAMLNIRLHERETAIRQVEALGYRADDVRHIVATHLDFDHAGGLEDFPNATIHVMVREYDDATGPRAGIVARNRWRPRQFDAVRHWRRYGASGEAWFGFDAVRDLERLPPEILMVPLPGHTWGHTGVAVRKSDERWLLHAGDAYFYRGEMRQARRRSTPGVRAYQRLMEVDATARLRALSIERRDPVGLERCQAVRRGGADLAEVTESMWPPTPRFQTTAAPNIGG, encoded by the coding sequence GTGCTCGTCGACACCGGCTATGGCCTGCGCGACGTGGCGCATCCGCACCGTCGGCCCGATCCGCGGATCACGCTGCCGTGGCGTGCGATGCTCAACATCCGGTTGCACGAACGCGAAACGGCGATCCGCCAGGTCGAGGCGCTCGGCTATCGCGCAGACGACGTCCGCCATATCGTCGCGACGCACCTCGACTTCGACCATGCCGGCGGACTGGAGGATTTCCCGAACGCGACGATCCACGTCATGGTGCGCGAATATGACGATGCGACCGGACCGCGCGCCGGCATCGTCGCGCGCAATCGCTGGCGACCGCGGCAATTCGACGCGGTGCGGCATTGGCGGCGCTATGGCGCGAGCGGCGAGGCCTGGTTCGGCTTCGACGCGGTGCGCGATCTGGAGAGATTACCGCCCGAGATCCTGATGGTCCCGCTGCCCGGCCATACCTGGGGGCATACCGGCGTCGCGGTCCGGAAAAGCGACGAGCGCTGGCTGCTCCATGCCGGCGATGCGTATTTTTACCGGGGCGAGATGCGGCAGGCGCGGCGGCGCTCTACGCCGGGGGTGCGTGCGTATCAGCGCTTGATGGAGGTGGATGCGACGGCGCGGCTGCGTGCGCTGTCGATCGAGCGGCGCGATCCGGTCGGGCTGGAACGCTGTCAGGCGGTACGGCGGGGCGGCGCTGACCTAGCGGAAGTAACTGAATCTATGTGGCCGCCGACGCCGCGCTTTCAAACGACCGCCGCGCCGAACATAGGAGGATAA